CGACCCGACAGCGACTACCCGCCGGGCACCGTTCTCGAGCAGTCGCCCGCCGCGCGCACACCCGCCGACCCGGGGAGCGAGATCCGTCTCGTCCTCGCCGGCGGTGACGCCGCCGAGACGACGGTTCCCTCCGTTCTCGGGCTACGTGCCGACGAGGCCACCTTCTGGATCGAGGGGGCGGGCCTGATCGCGGTCATCGACGCGCAGGCCGAACCGCCGCCCGGCGACCCCGCACGGATCGGCCGTGTGTGGAAGCAGTCGCCGGCGGCAGGAGAATCGATCGACGAGGGCGCCGAGGTCCACGTGACGGTCAATCCCACTGGATGACGGATCCGTTACCGCCCGTCATCCGGGTGTCAAGGCAGGACCGCCAGATGCCGTAGTTTCGTTCCCCATGGTCATCGGGCGTCGTGTCTCTGTGACAGCCATCCTGGTGGTGTGGGCCACGGCGGCTCTGGGTGTCGTCTCCCCGGCGGTCGCTCGGAGCGCTCCGACCGAACCGGACGGAACGACGACCCTGCTCGACGACGGCGCATGGAGTTGGTTCGAGAACGAGAGGGCGATCCTGTCCCACGACGGAACGCTGCTCGCCGTGTCGGCGGTCGTCGGCGAGAGCTCCGCGGTCCCCCCACCCGGCACAGTTGCGCTCGTGGAGCTCGATCTCGCGTCGGGGAAACGTCGCTTCGTCGACCTCGGCCGCACCGAAGCCGACGACCACAACAGCGCCGCGATCTGGGAGACGCCCGGTGGCGAAATCCTCACGTCGTGGGCCCGACACAACAAGGACACCTTCATTCACACCCACCGTCGACGGACCGACGGGAGCTGGCTCGCGATTCCTCGGATCGACACCGGCTCCCCGGCGACCTACAGCAATCTGTTCGAGGCCACGGTCCCGGAGGATCCCGCCACTTCGCTCTACGACTTCTACCGGGGCGAACGCTGGGACCCGTCGATCCTCCGTTCCGACGATCTGGGACGGACGTGGACCAACCTGGGCCGCCTCCTGCGTGACCCCGACGACGACGTCTTCGGGCGACCGTACGTGAACTACACGTCTGACGGGGCAGGGAGGATCGATCTCATCGCCACCGAGCAACATCCCGGCAACGACACCACATCGATCTACCACGGGTTCATCTCGGGGGGTCGACTCCATGACTCGGCGGGAAACGACCTCGGTGCGGTCGGATCGGCAGTGCCGGTGACGGCGCTCACACCTGTCTGGAGCGCCGTGGGCAACCAGCGAGCGTGGACCGCTGACGTGGCGCTCGACCCTGTGACGGGGAACCCCGTGGCGGCGTTCTCGGTGCGCCACACCCCCGAGGACCACCGATACTGGCACGCCCGCTGGAACGGTACGTCATGGAGCGCCCACGAGATCGCCTACGCGGGCTCCGCCCTGTACGAGCCGGAGATCGACTACACGGGTCTCGTGTCGCTGGATCCCGAGGAGCCCGATCTGGCCGTGATCTCCACCGACGTCGATCCCGCCACCGGCACACCACTCGTGTCGGGCACCGACGGACTCCGTCACCACGAGCTGTTCGCCGGCCGCGTCGGCAATGACGGTGCGGTGGCCTGGCTCCCCCTCACCGCCGACTCCACGGCCGACAACATTCGCCCTGTTCTGACAGCACACGCATCAGGTGCGCACGCGACTCTCTGGCTCCGCGGTCGGTACACGACTTTCCGCGACTACGACCTCAGTGTCGTCGGTGTCGTGCGACGTCCCGATGGCACCGCAGTCGCCGCGGGGCCCGCCACGACAGTTCCCGTGGTCCACACCGTGCCCGTGGGCGAGCCTCACGGCTCACCCGCGATGCTCGCGGCCGGGGCCTTCGACGGCCACCGCGCCACGGACCTCCTGATGGCGCGGACCGGCTCGGGTCCCGAGTTGCTCGTGCTCGGCGACGAGCAGCGGCATCCGACGGCTGTCGACCCGCCGAGTGTCAACGGGACGTACACCCCGCTCGTGGGCGACTTCGACGGCGACGGTCTCGACGACATCTTCTGGTACGTACCCGGCACAGCACCCGACTCTGTGTGGTCGGGTGCCGGAGCAGGGACGTTCACCCACCACGGTCCACACAGCGTCAACGGGTGGTACCGACCCGTCGCCGGTGACTTCGACGGCGACGGTCTCGACGACATCTTCTGGTACGCACCCGGCACAGCACCCGAGTACATGTGGAGAGGTACGACCGGCGGGGGATTCGTCGACGAGTCGGTCCGTTCGATCAACGGGACCTACACACCTGTCGTGGGCGACTACGACGCCGACGGTTTCGACGACATCCTCTGGTACGCCCCCGGCTCCGGACGCGAGACCCTCTGGTCCGGCGCGCCCGGTCCGGCTTTCGCTGTGACGTCAACTCACCAGGTACTCGGTTTCTACACGCCGGTCGCAGGCGACTTCGACGGCGACGGGGCAGGCGACATCCACTGGTACGCGCCGGGGCGCGCCGTGGACTACCTCTGGTGGTCGGCTTCGGGGCCGTTGGCACAGACGGCGCTGTACACGAATCTCTGAGCCGACGCTCCCGGTCCTGACGAGTGACCTCACTCTGTTCGGCACCGAGACCGAGGACACTCGCGGACCCTCTCGACGATGATCAGGTCCGTTTCCGGTTCACGTGACTCTGCGACCGTGCAGTCAGACGCCCAGACCGTGGGCGGTGAGCTCCAGCGACTGGCGCACGAGCTCGGGGAGGGAGCGGTCCGAGGTTCCCGTCGACCAGATGTTGGTCGCGGCGGCCAGGGCCCCGACCGTGACCTGCCCCACCAGAACGGGCCGCAGGTCGCCACTCGGATCGAGGCCGAGACGCTCGGCGACGAAACTCGCCACGACGTCGACGATCTTCACCTGGAGTTCCATGCCGTGGGCCGCAACGCCCGGCGCCGAGGCGAGAAGCCGGAAGCGGAGCAGGTACCGCTCCCGCTTCTCCTCGTAGTCGTCGGCGAGGGTCAACAGCGCCTCGGTGATGGAAGCCAGAACCGGCTCGTCGGCCGGTCGTGTCGACAGGGCATCGGCGAAGCGCTGGATCTGTTGCGCGTGGTCGGCGAAGAGCACGTCCTCCTTGGACGCGAAGTACCGGAAGAACGTCCGGGGTGACACGTCGGCCGCATCGGTGATGTCCTCGATCGTCGTGTCGTCGAAACCCCGCCGTGCGAACAACCGCAGCGCCGCCTCCTCGAGCGAGCGTCTCGTGCGTGCCTTGTGCCGTTCACGGCGCCCCGGCGTGCCTGCTCCGGCGGCGCCGGGGAGTAGCACCGCCGGTGTCGGCGTCGAGGCGGTCGCGGACCTGGTCATGTCACGGGACGATACACGGACCGATTCCTGACAGTCAATGCCATGTGGCAGCGACAGTCGATTTACCGGTCTTCTCGCACACCCGGCGGTCCTTGAGTTTTCGGGGGTTCATCGCAGATATGGGCAGCAGATCCCACGCTCGTCGTGATGCATGACTTGCCAACTGGCACTCACTGCCGGATACTACGGGCTGTCCTCCCGGAGGAGTCCGCTTCGTATGTCCCGCGCCCTGTACCGCCTCGGCCACTTCGCCGCCACCCACCGGTGGCGGGTCATCGCCGTGTGGATCGCCGCGTTCGTGGCGGCGGCGTTCGCGGTGGGCACCGTGGGCGGGGAGACGAGCGACAACTTCACGCTGCCGGGCACCGAGACGCAACAGGCCCTGGACCTCCTGGAGGAGCGCTTCCCCGATCAGTCGGGCGACACCGCACAGGTCGTGTTCGCCACCGACGACGGCCAACTCTCCGATCCGGACGCCGCCGCGGCCATCGACGCCACGGTTGCCGATGTGCGGGACCTGCCCCACGTGGTCGATGTGGCTGCGCCCGACGAGCAGACGTCGCCCGACGGCACGGTCAGGTTCGCCACCGTCACCTACGACGAGACGGCGACGGAACTCGGAGCAGGCGCCGTCGAAGACCTCGAAGAGGCGACGGCTCCTGCGACTGAGGCCGGGCTGCGGGTGGAGCTCGGAGGTGACGTGGTTCAGTTCAACGAGGGCGGCGAGTTCGGAGGCACCGCGGAGCTCATCGGCCTGGGCGTCGCCGTCATCGTGCTCCTCTTCGCCTTCGGCTCCGTCGTGGCCATGGGACTACCCCTGATCACCGCACTGATCGGTCTCGGCCTCGGCCTGTCGATCGTCACTCTCAGCGCCAACTTCCTCGACATCGGAACGGTTGCACCCATCATCGCAACGATGATCGGGCTCGGAGTCGGGATCGACTACGCCCTGTTCATCGTCACGCGACACCGGGAGCACCTGCACGAGGGCATGACCGTCGCGGAATCGGCAGCGCGCGCCACCGCCACCGCGGGCCAGGCCGTCGTCTTTGCCGGCGTCACGGTCGTCATCGCCATCCTCGGGCTCCAGTTCATCGGGATTCCCTTCGTCGCCACACTCGGAACCGCGGCGGCGATCGTCGTCGGGAGCGCCGTCCTCACGGCCATCACGCTGCTGCCCGCGCTCCTCGGCCTGGTCGGTCACAGGATCGACAAACTCCGCGTTCCGGGCATGCGGCCGGTGGCCGCCGACGGCCACGACGGGCTCTGGGCGCGTTGGTCGCGCCGCGTGTCGGGCCGGCCGTGGCCGTACCTCGTCGGCAGTACCCTGCTGCTGGTCGCTCTGGTGATCCCCCTCTTCTCCATGCGCCTCGGCGTGACCGACGCGGGCACGAGCCCGCCGTCCACGACGCTCCGGCAGTCCTACGACCTGCTCGCCGAAGGCTTCGGTCCGGGGTTCAACGGACCACTCCACATCGTGGTGGACCTCGACGACACCGGCCAGGAGGGTCTCGCCGGCCTCCAGGACGCCATCGCTGCCGACGAGGGGATCGCCCGGGTCGGCCAGACGCGCCTGAACAGCGAGAACCCCTCCGAGGCCGACACCGCGTTGATCATCGCATTCCCCGAAACATCACCGCAGGACGCCGCGACGACCACCACCGTCCACCGTCTCCGCGACGAGGTGATCCCGACCGTTGTCGGTGAGGACGCCGCCGTCTACGTCGCGGGAACCCCGGCGGTCTTCATCGACTTCTCCGAGAAGCTCGGCGGCCGACTCCCGTTGTTCATCGGCGCCGTTCTGGTGATGTCGTTCCTGTTGTTGCTCCTCGTGTTCCGATCGCTCTTCGTGCCCCTCAAGGCCGCTGTCGTCAACCTGCTCGGAATCGGCGCCGCGTACGGTGTCGTCGTCGCCATCTTCCAGTGGGGCTGGGGCATGAACCTCGTCGGTCTCGAGGAGACGGTTCCCATCGTCTCGTTCCTGCCCATGCTGATGTTCGCCATCCTGTTCGGGCTGTCGATGGACTACGAGGTGTTCCTGATGTCCCGTATCCGGGAGGAGTACCTCAAGACCGGTGACAACAACGCCAGCGTCGCGGCCGGCATCGCCGGCACCGCCCGGGTGATCACGGCGGCCGCGATCATCATGATCAGCGTGTTCGGCAGCTTCGCGCTCGGCGACGAGGTCGAGGTGAAGATGATGGGGATCGGCCTCGCCACCGCGATCCTGCTCGACGCCACCATCATCCGCATGGTGCTCGTCCCCGCGGTGATGGCCGTCATGGGCAGGGCGAACTGGTGGCTTCCCGGCTGGCTCGACAGGATCCTGCCGAACCTCGACATCGAGGGCGAGGCGGCACTGCCCGAACCCGAGTACGAAGACAGTCACGGATCCGACGGACCACCGCCGTCAGAACCGCCTGAGCTCGTCGGTGCCGGAGCCGGGAGCCCGTAGACGGGGAGGTCGACCAGGGCGGGATCGCGCCGCGGGTCGTACCAACGCACGACCACGGGTACTAGAACGCGCGGGGGCGGCTGAGGTTGGGGTCGCCCGGAACGCAGTAGCGCCACGGCTCGTCGACGGCGACCGAGATCCCGACGCGTCGCCCTGTGGCGGGCCTCTCCGGCGGGGGCACACCGTCGTCGAGCAGGCGGAGAGGCCGCCGGCGCAGGTCGGTGCCGTCGAGGTCGCCGGTGATCCCGAGTGCCTGGGTCAGACGTGCGGGCCCCGCCAGGAGATCCCGGTCCCGATGCTTCGGCCCGCGCCGCTGCCGGATCACGTCGAGACCGGCAAGCGGCGCGGCCGCACGGAGCAACACGGCGTGGCCGATGCCCTCACGGTCGCACACGACATTGGCACACCAGTGCATCCCGTAGGTGAAGTACACGTACAGCCGGCCCGGAGGGCCGAACATCGAGGTGTTGCGCGGTGTCTCGCCCCGGTACGCGTGGCTCGCCGGGTCGTGGGAGCCCCGGTACGCTTCCACCTCCACGATCCGCACCCGGACGATGTCATTGCCGACGCTCGACTCGAGAACCTTGTTGAGGGCGTCGGGCGCCACCTCCAGTGGGTCGCGGCGGTAAAAGGCGACAGGGAGCGGCCGACCCCGACGACTCACCCCTCGAGCCAGGCCCACTGCTCATCGAGACGTGCTCCCGCGGCCGCGAGCTGGACCGCGACCGGCTCGGGACCGGCACCTCCCGGAGATGTTCGGGCCCGAACTCCCGCCCCGGGCTCGAAGAGAGACTCGGTTCCGGCGAGGCGATCGTCGGCCGCCGCCAGCTCCGCCAGCGGCGTTCCGGTCTCGAGGCTCCGCCGCACGAGCTCTCCCACGACGGCGTGCGCCTCGCGGAACGGCATGCCGCCACGGACGAGGTGCTCGGCGAGGTCGGTGGCCACACCCAGAGGGTCGCCGGAGGCGTCGGCCATGCGGTCGGTGTCGAAGGTGCAGGTGTCGAGCAGGCCGGTGAGTGCCGAGAGCGCCAGGTGGCAGCCGTCGAGCGAGTCGAACAGGGGCTCCTTGTCGTCCTGGAGGTCGCGGTTGTAGGCAAGCGGAAGCCC
This Acidimicrobiia bacterium DNA region includes the following protein-coding sequences:
- a CDS encoding FG-GAP-like repeat-containing protein, whose amino-acid sequence is MTAILVVWATAALGVVSPAVARSAPTEPDGTTTLLDDGAWSWFENERAILSHDGTLLAVSAVVGESSAVPPPGTVALVELDLASGKRRFVDLGRTEADDHNSAAIWETPGGEILTSWARHNKDTFIHTHRRRTDGSWLAIPRIDTGSPATYSNLFEATVPEDPATSLYDFYRGERWDPSILRSDDLGRTWTNLGRLLRDPDDDVFGRPYVNYTSDGAGRIDLIATEQHPGNDTTSIYHGFISGGRLHDSAGNDLGAVGSAVPVTALTPVWSAVGNQRAWTADVALDPVTGNPVAAFSVRHTPEDHRYWHARWNGTSWSAHEIAYAGSALYEPEIDYTGLVSLDPEEPDLAVISTDVDPATGTPLVSGTDGLRHHELFAGRVGNDGAVAWLPLTADSTADNIRPVLTAHASGAHATLWLRGRYTTFRDYDLSVVGVVRRPDGTAVAAGPATTVPVVHTVPVGEPHGSPAMLAAGAFDGHRATDLLMARTGSGPELLVLGDEQRHPTAVDPPSVNGTYTPLVGDFDGDGLDDIFWYVPGTAPDSVWSGAGAGTFTHHGPHSVNGWYRPVAGDFDGDGLDDIFWYAPGTAPEYMWRGTTGGGFVDESVRSINGTYTPVVGDYDADGFDDILWYAPGSGRETLWSGAPGPAFAVTSTHQVLGFYTPVAGDFDGDGAGDIHWYAPGRAVDYLWWSASGPLAQTALYTNL
- a CDS encoding MMPL family transporter, which gives rise to MSRALYRLGHFAATHRWRVIAVWIAAFVAAAFAVGTVGGETSDNFTLPGTETQQALDLLEERFPDQSGDTAQVVFATDDGQLSDPDAAAAIDATVADVRDLPHVVDVAAPDEQTSPDGTVRFATVTYDETATELGAGAVEDLEEATAPATEAGLRVELGGDVVQFNEGGEFGGTAELIGLGVAVIVLLFAFGSVVAMGLPLITALIGLGLGLSIVTLSANFLDIGTVAPIIATMIGLGVGIDYALFIVTRHREHLHEGMTVAESAARATATAGQAVVFAGVTVVIAILGLQFIGIPFVATLGTAAAIVVGSAVLTAITLLPALLGLVGHRIDKLRVPGMRPVAADGHDGLWARWSRRVSGRPWPYLVGSTLLLVALVIPLFSMRLGVTDAGTSPPSTTLRQSYDLLAEGFGPGFNGPLHIVVDLDDTGQEGLAGLQDAIAADEGIARVGQTRLNSENPSEADTALIIAFPETSPQDAATTTTVHRLRDEVIPTVVGEDAAVYVAGTPAVFIDFSEKLGGRLPLFIGAVLVMSFLLLLLVFRSLFVPLKAAVVNLLGIGAAYGVVVAIFQWGWGMNLVGLEETVPIVSFLPMLMFAILFGLSMDYEVFLMSRIREEYLKTGDNNASVAAGIAGTARVITAAAIIMISVFGSFALGDEVEVKMMGIGLATAILLDATIIRMVLVPAVMAVMGRANWWLPGWLDRILPNLDIEGEAALPEPEYEDSHGSDGPPPSEPPELVGAGAGSP
- a CDS encoding DNA-3-methyladenine glycosylase; translation: MGLARGVSRRGRPLPVAFYRRDPLEVAPDALNKVLESSVGNDIVRVRIVEVEAYRGSHDPASHAYRGETPRNTSMFGPPGRLYVYFTYGMHWCANVVCDREGIGHAVLLRAAAPLAGLDVIRQRRGPKHRDRDLLAGPARLTQALGITGDLDGTDLRRRPLRLLDDGVPPPERPATGRRVGISVAVDEPWRYCVPGDPNLSRPRAF
- a CDS encoding TetR family transcriptional regulator: MTRSATASTPTPAVLLPGAAGAGTPGRRERHKARTRRSLEEAALRLFARRGFDDTTIEDITDAADVSPRTFFRYFASKEDVLFADHAQQIQRFADALSTRPADEPVLASITEALLTLADDYEEKRERYLLRFRLLASAPGVAAHGMELQVKIVDVVASFVAERLGLDPSGDLRPVLVGQVTVGALAAATNIWSTGTSDRSLPELVRQSLELTAHGLGV